The DNA region TGTACGATTGTGACTTCGGCGTCTGCAAGCGCCATTGTCGATAAGAGCATCATGGCCAGGCCGGTCAGGATTTGGCCTGGTGTACGGAGTGGTGTTCGCATTGCTAGTTCCTCTTCTGGTTGGTGAATGCGAGCTCAGAGTCCCACTCCGATGTGTTTTTCAGGTGATGCTCCTGTGAATGCGACGAAGAGAAATGTGAAGACGGCGATCAGTTTCGTGAACGCTTGCCCCTGGCCTTGTCCCGGTACAGCGCACGGTCGGCCAGATCGAACAATTGCCGCGCGCTGCAGCCTGGCGACCAGCAGGCCATGCCAATGGACAGTGACAGTCCGGGGCCGATCCGATGATCCCGAGTGATCGACTTCAGGCGATTGATGACGGCGTCCTGATCCCGTGATTCGAATTCGGTCAGCACCACTGCAAACTCATCGCCACCTACCCTGAAGAGGTCTTCGTGTTCCCTCAGGCTGTTCTTCAATGCTTTGGCCAGCTTGCGCAACACTCGATCACCCGCGCTGTGCCCCAGGGTGTCGTTGATTTGTTTGAAACCATCAAGGTCGATCAACAACAGGGCTAGCGGACTACCGTGGCGCTCTGAGCGAGCCATTTCACGTTTCAGAACACGGTCGAAGGCCAGTCGGTTGCCGACTCCGGTGAGTGAATCGGTCTGGGCTTCGAGCAGGGCTTGCTGATGACAGATCGCATTGCAAAGTGGCCAACTGATGACAGCAGCAAGCTGCCTGGCTGCGTGAGCTTCCTGCAAGCCGGGCGGGAGGGGAAAGTAGATATTCAGGTCACCGATCTCCATCTCGCCGGCCTGGAGTCGAGTCCGGACCGGCACTGCCCGGGTCACGCCTGCCCGCAAACTGTTACCTTCCGAAAAAGCTTCTCCAGGACATTGTTCCAGGGCCAGACCGATCACACCCAACTCGGCGCCCAGGTGCTGCAACAGGATATGGAGCTGTCCGGTCGGGTCCAGAGTTCGTTGCAGGTCGCAGAGCAACACGTGCGAGCGCTGTACGGTCTGGACGTCTCGCGACATCAGTACCGAATGAGGTGTCCGGACTTCATTGATGGCAAGCGATTGGCTGGTCATGACTCAGGAAGGTTTTTGTTATTCATGGCCAGGTCAGGAGCAAACTACGTGCCAGCTCTGAGCTGACCGCAGTCGGGGCGATTTCGCGAGAGCCAGTGCAAGCACCGGCAGGGTTCTGCCTGGCAGTGGCTGCCGCAGCGGCAAGCGATTGCCGCCGCGGCCAGCAGTATTCAGGGTCGCTTGATGCGGGACTGACCTGGATCCGGCATGTTCAGAGGTGGCGTCTCGGCATGTTCGACTGCGCCGAAACGCCGCCCTGACACCCAGTCGGACGCAGCCTGCTCGATTTCTTCGGGTGTGCGTGCAACGAAGTTCCACCACAGCAGGATGTCTTCGTCAAAGGGTTCTCCCCCGATGATCAGAACCCGACCGCCCTGGCCGACCGCTACTGTCAGTTCACTGCGGCCCTGCCCGAGGTAGACCAGCTCGCCGGTCTTCAGTGGCTCGTCATCGATCAGCGCCTCGTCCTCGAGCACGATCACGCCATGTTCGAAATCCGAATCAAGTTCCACTCTTATTCGGCCGGCCTGTCCGGCATACAGGTCAAGGGCGATCAGTGGAGAATGCACCGGCACCGGTGATGCCTGGTCGGCATACCGGCCGACCAGCAGGGTCAGTTCCAGCCCATCGCAAGTGAGGACCGGCAAGTCCGTGAAATTGGCAAAGTCCGGGGCCATATCGCGCACTGCGTCCGGCAGAGCGATCCAGAGTTGGGCGAGTTGTACACGACCAGGCTCTGCCGGATCGGACTCCTCGGCATGCGCAATACCTCGCCCGGCGGTCATCAGGTTGACCTGGCCCGGTTCGATCCAGGTGTTATTGCCCAGGCTGTCGGAATGACGCATCCGGCCTTCGACCATCCAGGAAAATGTTTGCAGGCCAATATGGGGGTGCGGGCCCACGGCAATGCCCTGCCCGGCGGCATATTCGAGCGGCCCCGCGTGGTCGAGGAAACACCAGGCGCCGATCATGCGTCGCTGGCGACTGGGCAGGACCCGTCGGATGGTCATGCCCGCTCCGAGCATGGAGGTCCTTGCCGGAATTCTCTCGAAGACCGGGCAACCCGGTCGTTTCGGGCAATCGCTGGCGCGAGAGCTGTCGGGACGCGGATCAGGATTCGTCATGTAGAATTCCCTCATGGAAGCCGTTTCCGATATTAGCGCGTTTTCTGCGGTCATGGCCGGCATCTGCCTGAGTGCCGCGGCCGGCCTGCGGGTATTCATTCCCATCCTGGCCCTGGGCCTGGCCGGCCGTTTCGAGCTGCTGCCCATCAGCGAGCAGTTCATGTGGATGACCTCGACCCCGGTACTGACCATCGTCGGCCTGGCTGCATTGATGGAGGTCGGCAGCTACTACGTACCGCTGGTCGACAACCTGCTCGATCTGCTGGCCACGCCCGCCGCAATGGCCGGAGGCACGGTCATAGTCTCGTCTCTGCTGCCCGAGATGAATGCCGCAGCCCAGTGGGGTACGGCGGCCGTGCTCGGGGGCGGCACGGCCGGAGTTGTTCAGGGCTCCACCGTGCTGGCTCGGGGACTGTCGACAACTTCCACTGGGGGGCTGGGCAACTCGGCCGTATCCACTGGTGAAACGGGGGGCAGCCTGCTGGCCGTGGTACTCGCCATTTTCGTGCCCATCATTTTCGGTTTGATCGTGATCGCACTGGTCGTCTGGCTGCTGGCAGTTGCCATCAGGCAGTTCAGGAAACCACGACAGCAGCCGGGCTCTGGCCCAGATCACGGCGAACACTCGCCACCGGGGCCTTGATCCGCTATTCAGTCGCTAAACACCAGCACTGCCACCCGCAGTGCCGGACTGACCGGCGGCGGTGTTTTCTATATCGATCTCCCCGCTGCGTATCCGGCTGAAGGTCGAGCGAAGATCCTGCATCGAGGCTTCGGGATCGGCCGGCTTGTCCAGGTCGCGACGGCCTTCACGAAACAGCCAGATGCCAAAGCCCACCAGCACCAGGCTAATGCTCAACGCCCCGCCACCCAGCAGCAAGAGCAACATGGAAACACCGAAAAACAGCCAGTGTGCGATACCGTCGACGCCATCAATGCGGCGAGCTTGTTCGGGATCCGATGCCGAATAGGCAATCCTGACCTCGGCACCCACCTCCGGCTGGACATTCGTGCGTACCGGTGAAGCAAATCCGTACTCCACGCCATCGGCCTCGAACCGGTACAGGGGGCGATAGATGGGGCGGCCGTCAGATCCTGTTCCGCTCTGGTAGTCGGCTACCTGACCATCGGTCTCGACCTGATCGTCCCATGTTTCAGGCCACAGCGTAATCGTGGCAACCAGAAACAAGCCAGCGGCAGCCAGTAGAATCATGTTCCCGAGAATGCCGCCCATCATGCCTTTATTCTTTCTCTTTCTCTTCTTCTTTCCCTTCTTGCGCGACTTTGAAGTAAGCGGGGACATGCCGAACAGGCCGACAAAGATCAGGACAGCGCCAGCCGCCATCTTTGCAGTTCCGCGCACGGTCGGCTCGTCCGCCCAGGCGGTACCAAGTGTATTGGTCAGGTGTTGTATTCGGGTCATGAAATCTCAGTGACGATCAGGATATTCGAAGGGTGCCTGAAATACAGCAACGCAATCAGGACTCCGATTGTGCCATCACGGCACCCAGTCGTAGCCGAGATTGTTCATCTGACGAATGATCCAGCGTTGCCGTTCGAGCAGGTAATCGCCCGGTCGCGAGGCGTCAAGGCGTTTCGGCGCCGGCAGCACCGCGGCCAGCAAGGCAGCCTCGGCACGTGTCAACTCGCTCGCCGGCTTGCCAAAGTGGTGGCGTGCTGCGGCTTCGGCACCATAGAGGCCGGGTCCAAACTCCGCGACGTTCAGATAAAGCTCGAGGATGCGTTGCTTGGGGAGAAACAACTCCAGTGGCACGGTGAACCAGAACTCCAGGCCCTTGCGGAACCAGCTTCGGTGCGGCCACAGGTAGAGATTGCGGGCCAGTTGCTGGCTGATCGTGCTGGCGCCACGCAGACGCCCACCCCGGCGATGCGTCTGAACAGCGGCGTGAATTTCGCGCAGGTCAAAGCCATGATGGTGCGGAAAATTCTGATCCTCTGCCGCAATCACCGCCAGTGCAAGCTCCGGTGAGATCCGGTTGATCGGCAGCCATTGATACTGTACTGCCTCCTCCGAGCTCAAACGATGCACCAGCATGAAAGCCGATACGGGCGGGTCCAGCCAGCGCAGTGGCAGTGTCAGTGCGATGGTCAGGGTGATGACGGCCAGGGCCACGCGTATCGACCACTTGCGCAGCCAGCGCAACAACCGTTTCATGACTCTGTTCCCTGACGTAGCCTGGCTGACAATCGCCGAAACGCCGGTTCGGCCAACTGGCCGCGAAACAACCCGACCGACCGGCATTTCCTGTCCGCCACGGTTCGGCATCTGAATCCCAGAAACATGGGGCTGACAAAGCAGCCGCCCTCGAGCTGAACCAGGAATATTCTGTCTTTTCGATCCAGCAGCAGGAGGTGGTCGGGGGATTCGCGCAATACGCGCCATGGTGGCGAGAGCAGCTGCTTGACGTGCCACCCGGCGTAGGCAAGTACGACGGGCAGCAGCAACCAGAAGTTCGGTGAAAGATTGCCAAGGATCAGGCCAAACATGGCTGCCAGACCGAGCATGGCCACCACCAGTGCCGGCACGGGAGCCGACCGGATGGGCTGATCAGCGCTGGTCCGGGCCGAATCCGAGTTCACGGATATCGTCGATGATTCGGGACAGCGCCGCTTCCGGCCTGTCGCGCCCCATCAGCCAGTCCCAGATCCTGTCGTCCTCGCACTCGAGCAGGTCTTCAAAAGACTGCTGCAGTTGGGCATCGGCTTTGGTCCACCGGGTCGCCAGCCAACGCCCCAGGAGCACATCAAGCTCCTGCATACCCCTTCTGCAGCGCCAGCGTAACCGTGAGGGAATGTTGGCCTTTTCCATGTGCCGATACTCGCCGATGACCGATGACGGCGCGCAGGCCGGTCAGAGCCCGCGTCTGGCCAGCATCATCTTCTTGATCTCGGCAATGGCCTTGGCCGGATTCAGCCCCTTGGGGCAGGTCCGCGTGCAATTCATGATGGTGTGGCAGCGATACAGGCGGAACGGATCTTCCAGGTCGTCGAGCCGCTCACCGGTTGCTTCGTCCCTGGAGTCGACCAGCCAGCGATAGGCCTGCAGCAGGATGGCCGGGCCCAGATAACGCTCGCCATTCCACCAGTAGCTGGGGCACGCTGTTGAACAACAGGCGCAGAGGATGCACTCGTAGAGCCCGTCGATATGCTTGCGGTCCTCCGGCGACTGCAACCGTTCCTTGTCGGGCGGAGCCGGACTCTGGGTTCTCAGCCAGGGGCGAATCGAGGCGTACTGGGCATAGAAGTGCGTGAGGTCGGGCACCAGGTCCTTGACCACCGGCATGTGCGGCAGCGGGTAGATCCTGACCTCGCCCTTGACCTCGTCGATGCCCTTGGTGCAGGCCAACGTATTGGTGCCGTCGATGTTGAACGCACAAGAGCCGCAAATGCCTTCACGGCAAGACCGACGAAAGGTCAGTGTCGGGTCGATCTCGTTCTTGATCTTGATGACGGCATCGAGCACCATCGGCCCGCAATCATCGAGATCGATGTCGTAAGTATCCACCCGCGGATTCTCGCCGCTGTCGGGATCATAGCGATAGATGCGAAACGTCTTGACGTTCTGCGCCCCATCCGGTGCCGGAAAGTGCTTGCCCTTGGTGATGCGGGAATTCTTTGGAAGTCTGAACTGTGCCATGGTTTAGTACGTCCGTGCCTTCGGCGGAATGACATCGATTTCGTCGGTGAGCGTGTACATGTGCACCGGGCGGTAATCGATGTTCGTTGCGCCAGCCTCATCCATCCAGATCAGGGTGTGCTTCATCCAGTTGTCGTCGTCACGCTCGGAGAAATCCTCTCGTGCATGGGCTCCGCGACTTTCCGTGCGGTTCTCGGCGGAAACCATGGTGGTTACGGCATTGCCGAGCAGGTTGCGCAGCTCCAGCGTTTCCACCAGGTCGGAGTTCCATACCATGGAGCGGTCGCTGACCTTGATGTCGGCGAAACAATCGTTGACCTCGGCAATCTTCTGCTTGCCTTCCGACAGGGTCTCACCGGTTCGGAACACGGCCGCATTGTTCTGCATGACCTGCTGCATGGCGTCGCGCACTTCGGCGGTGGGCGTTGAACCATCGGCATGGCGCAGGCGATCGAACTCGTCGACGATGGCATCGACACGGCCTTCAGGCAGCGGCTTGTGTGATTGACCGGGCTCGATGGTTTCACCGCAGCGTAGCGCCACGGCGCGACCGAAGACGATCAGGTCGAGCAGCGAGTTCGAACCCAGTCGGTTGGCCCCGTGAACCGAAACGCAGGCCGCCTCGCCGATGGCAAACAGGCCGGGCACCACTGCATCCGGATCACCGTCCTTCAGGGTGACGACCTCGCCGTGATAGTTGGTCGGGATGCCGCCCATGTTGTAGTGCACGGTGGGCAGGACCGGGATCGGTTCTTTCGTTACATCCACGCCGGCGAAGATGCGCGCCGATTCGGCAATGCCGGGCAGACGCTCGTTGATCACTTCGGCACCCAGGTGTTGCAGGTTGAGGTGGATATGGTCCTTGTTCTCTCCCACGCCGCGGCCTTCGCGAATCTCGATAGTCATGGAACGCGACACGACATCGCGCGAGGCCAGATCCTTGGCGTTGGGCGCATAGCGTTCCATGAAACGTTCGCCCTCGGAGTTGGTCAGGTAGCCGCCCTCGCCTCGCACACCCTCGGTAATCAGGCAGCCGGCGCCGTAGATGCCGGTGGGGTGGAATTGCACGAACTCCATGTCCTGCAGCGGCAGCCCGGCCCTGAGCACCATGCCGTTACCGTCGCCGGTACAGGTGTGGGCCGAGGTGCAGGAGAAATACGAACGGCCGTATCCGCCGGTAGCCAGTATGACCGCATGCGCACGGAACTCGTGCAGTGTGCCGGTGGACAGGTCCCAGGCAACTACGCCGCGGCAAACGCCATCATCATCCATGAGCAGATCGATGGCGAAATACTCGATGAAGAACTGCGCGTCGTGCTTGAGCGACTGCTGGTAGAGGGTATGCAGAATGGCATGGCCGGTACGGTCGGCAGCCGCGCAGGTGCGCTGGGCCGTACCCTCACCATAGTGCGTGGTCATGCCGCCAAAGGGCCGCTGGTAGATCTTGCCGGCTTCCGTGCGCGAGAAAGGCACCCCGAAGTGCTCCAGTTCGATCACGGCCGGAATGGCGTTCTTGCACATGTACTCGATGGCGTCCTGGTCTCCCAGCCAGTCGGAGCCCTTGACCGTGTCGAACATGTGCCAGCGCCAGTCATCCTCGCCCATATTGCCCAGCGCCGCACTCATTCCACCCTGCGCGGCCACGGTATGTGACCGGGTCGGAAAGACCTTGGTGATGCAGGCGGTTTTCAGCCCGGTGGCGGCCAGCCCCATGGTGGCACGCAGGCCGGCGCCGCCCGCGCCGATGACCAGCACGTCATATTCGTGCCGGGTAATGTCGTATGCCTTGCTCACTTCAGACTCCCAGAGCCAGTTTGAGAATTGCAATCACGGCCAGCAGGCCGCCGAAAATGGATACCAGACGCACGGCAACCAGGGCCAGGGTCTCCACCAGATGACTGTCGAAGTAGTCCTCGATAATGACCTGCATGCCCAGCTGCCCATGGTAGATGCCGGAAATCACGAACAGCAGCGCCATGGCGGCATGGAAGGGGTGACTGAGCAGGTCCGCGGCCTCGGCGTGAGTGGCGCCGACCAGCGAACACATCGCCCAGACCAGCCAGACGGTCAGAACGACCAGGCCGATGGCACTGAACCGCTGTGCCCACCAGTGAGACACGCCATGGCCGGCCGAGCCATGGTTATGTGCATTTGCGAGTGGATTTCTCAGTCTCACAGCAGACCTCCCCAAACCACGGCGGTCATCACCACGCTGGCGATCAGCACAATCCAGCCGGAGGCATAGGCACCCCGCAGGTCCAGCAACCAGCCGGCGTCCCAGAGCAGATGCCGAATGCCGTTGAGCAGGTGGTAGAACAGCGAAAACGTCCACACCAGCATGGCGACCAGGCCGATTGGCGTGGCCAGCAGTGAATTGATGCGCTCGAAGGCCTCAGGCCCGGAAGCCAGGGCCAGCACCCACAGCACGACGACCACCATGCCCAGGCTGAGCAGAATGCCGCTGATGCGGTGGGAAAACGACATGACCGAAGTCAACTGCGGCCGGTAGACCGTATACGGGGAGATCGGGCGGTTATCCGTCACCATGATCCTGTTCTCTTTGTTGTCTGCGAGATATGTTCAGAAATCGATGCAGCGACCGTCTTTTTCCCAGTCGCCGTAGCGGGTCGGCTCCAGTCCCTTGCGCCGTCCGCCAATTTCGACCGGGCGGTCCGGGTCCGGCTGTTCCCGGCGCTCCTCCCGATCGGCTTCGGCAGGCTTGTCCTGCCGATTTTCATCTTCACGAGCCATCATACAATTGTACCCTGTTTTGCCAGCTCATTTGATGACGGAATAATCATGTCCGAAGGCTTCAGATTGGATCACCTGGCCGTGGCAACATTGTCCGGACCGGACGCCCTGGCTTTCGCCCAGTCGCAGTTCACCCTGGATTTCGACCATGTCGGGGAAGAGTCCTGGCACCCGTGTGCCTGGTGTGATCCCAAGGGCAAGGCCCTGATTGTCATGTTGGCATCATGCCGTGAATCCGACATCGATCTGGTGCTGCCAAAAAGCCAGGCCGAACTGCTCTCGACCCGCCTGCCGCTGTATGCGATTGGCCGAACGGTGAACATCGCGGTCTCTGAACACGCACCGGGCGGATGGAATGCCCCGAGCGCTCATGCCAGACCCTTGTCCTGGGACGAGCAACGCTCACTGGAACCCGCCACCGCGACGCTGCCCATCGACGGCACAGCCAGTTCAGTCTGGCAGCGGGCTGATCTGGATCAGCGTATCCCATGGCTTTCGGGGCAGACTTCGGCGCGTCACCTGCCACAGTCCCTGGGGCTTGAGGCGCTGGATGGGCTGAGTTTCAGCAAGGGCTGTTATCCGGGTCAGGAAGTCATTGCCCGGGTGCACTACCTGGGCAAGGTGCGCTACCGGACAAGCCTGATCGATTTCGGCGGCAACCCGCTGCCCGAGCCGGCCGAAACCCTGCGCGATCCTGAAGGTCAGCGAGTGGGAGAGTTGCTGTGGGGGTTACAGCAGGACGGCAATGCACGGGGACTGGCCGTATTGACCGTCGACTGTGATGCCGGGCAGACCGTGGTGAGCGACGGCGGCTCGTCCAGCGGGCAGGTTTTGCCCTGAGAAGCCGTATGCTACTATCGGGAAAGCAATCGACAAATAAAGCGAATCATGCACTTAGAGGGGTCAGTTGAATGAACACTTCAAACCATGCACGGCGCCTGTTCTGCCTTCTGATTTTTCTCCTTTTTGCCGGAGCCGCAGGGGCCGTGCAGGAAGATGACGAGATCGATGTCGAAGAGGCGGTAGAAGCCGTCGAAGCAATTGAACAGGCCGAAGCAAGGGATGAGCTTCCGGAAGAAGCGGCCGAGCCCCCGCCAGAAGAAGCCACGGAGCCGGACGATGCCGAACCCGTGCAGGAAGAAGACCTTGTCGAGGAAGACGTTGCCGCTGACGAACCGGACGCGGCAACAGACCCGCAGCCCGAGCAGGCAGAAGAAAGGCCCGAAACCGGGGAGCCGCCTGCCGAAGCGACTGATCCGGACCCCGCCCCGTCGACTCCTGAAACCTTTACATTGCAAGGCCACCCGGTATTCAGCCCCGACCAGGCCGAACGGGTTTACGGACCACTGGTACGCTATCTCAACGAGACACTGCCTTATCGCTTCGATCTGAGGCTGTCTCGTGACTTCCATCGCTACTGGCTGGATGCGCGCCGTGGCGAAACGCCGGATCTGGTCATCGAGGAAGCACACATGACCGCGTTTCGCATGCAGCGCGACGACTACTCCCCGCTGGTGGCTGCAGCAGCACCCATGAGCTATTCGCTGATGGCTCGCGCCGAACATGAGGGGGCCGGTCTCGCCGACTTCATCGGCCGGCCGGTTTCATCCATGCCCTCTCCCAGCCTGGGCTACCTGGTGCTGGCGCGCTGGTATGACAATCCCATGCAGCAACCTGTTGTCCTTTCGAATGCCAGCTCGTGGCTGGATGCCATCGAGATCGTCTTTGCCGCCGAAGCCGAGGCGGCCATCGTGCCGCGCACCCTGGCCGAACGCTACGTCAATCTTGAACGGGTACAGACTTCGCGGGAATTTCCCGGACTGACCCTTTCGGCCAGCCCGGCGGTGCCGGAAGGCATACGCGAAGAAATCCGCCAGGCCATGCTGATATTGCACGAAGACGACGACTACATCGCGGTGTTGCACGAACTCGACCTCGAACAGTTTGTCGAGGCCGAGCCCGGAGCCTACGAAGGTCTGGAAGAATGGCTCCGTGCAGTGACCAGGGCGTTCTGATTGCTACAATTATTGACCCGGCACTGTTCCCTGCCGGCCGGTATCACTTGCGTGCCACCAGGTAGCAGATCCAGCCGGCATCGGCATCGCCGGTTTCAGCCGGCTCGTAGATGCCGTCGCCCTCGCCCGTTTCCTCGTCGGTGCCTTCCCAGTACACGGTCACTTCCGAATAGCCGGCCTCATCGAGCAATTCACGAATTTCCGGCAGGGTCCAGAGGCGCCAGTAATACTCGAATGCCCGATCCAGGCGGGAGCCGTCGGGAAACTCGAAGTGGATCAGGCAGGTCATGTGGTGATGGATGGGATCGAAACTGGCCTGATCCCAGGTGTAGGTGAAGTCGTCGTATTCTGTGCTCTCTTCGAGCTCACGATGGGCATCGTATCCACCGAAGGCATCGAGAAACAGAACACCGTCATCGACCAGCGCATCGCGTACGCGGCGGAAGTAGCCGCGCAGCAGGTCACGCGTGGTAAACAGGTAGTAACTGAAGTTCATGGCCAGCACGGCGTCTGTCGGCTCGGTTGCCACCTGCATGACGTCATCGCACACCAGCTGTATCCGGCCGGCCTGATCGTCGGTCAGTTTCGACAGGTGATGACGCCTGCCCCACTCCAGAACCGACTTGTCCAGGTCCACGCCCACGGCCCGATTGCGCGGACCGGCGGCAACCCAGTGGCTGGCGGTATTGGCGGTGCCGCAGAAATCTTCCCGAATCGATACCAGGGGGCGACCGGTCAAGGACTCGAAGGTCTCGCTGACGAATTCCAGCTCAGTTTCCGGATCCTGGACGCTGGCTTCGTAGAGTTCATGCCGATCGGCCTGGTCGGCCATCGTGGATTTACGCCTGCTGGGCTTTGACAATGCTGGGCTCCTGTTGCGTATTGAGAACAAGTAACGGGCCGTGGCCCCGGTCGAAACAGATTATTCGCGCTGCTCGCGGATGGCGGGCCAGGCGGCACGCAGGTAGGCCAGCATGGACCAGATGGTCAGAATCGCGGCAATCACCAGCAACCAGCGCCCTATCTGCAAAACGGGCAGCCCCCACAGGGGCTCACCGTAGAGCAGGAACCCGATCGCGACCATCTGCAATATGGTCTTGAGCTTCCCGGTCCATGCCACCTTGACGCGGGCGGCCTCACCCAGTGCCGCCATCCATTCACGCAGTGCCGAAATCGTGATTTCACGCCCCAGGATGATGGCCGCGGACAAGGCGATGACGATTTCCGGATGACGCTGAACGATCAGGATCAACGCCACGGCCACCATGAGCTTGTCGGCCACCGGGTCAAGAAAGGCACCGAAACTGCTGGTCATGCCGAAGCGCCGGGCAATCCAGCCATCCAGGCCATCGGTGATCGCAGCCAGCACGAACAGGGTCACGGTGAGCAGATTGGCCCATTCCACCGGCAGATAGAACGCCACGACCAGCACCGGTATGAGCACGATGCGCAGCAGCGTCAGCAATGTGGGAATGGTCAGGTGCAAGTCTTCTCTCCGGTCATTGAGACGCTATTATCCCGCAGTCGGCTGATGGTTTGGTCAAGTCTTGGAACTTTGACCCGATTTGGAGCTTCGGGCAGACACTTCCTTGAGGTGCCCTGCGATCAGCTCGGCGAGCTTGCGCGAGATGCCAGGCACCCGCTCGATTTCGTCGACGCCAGCGTCAACCAGACCCTGCAACCCGCCAAAGTGCTTGAGCAACAGCTGGCGTCTTCGCGGCCCGATGCCGGGCACGGCTTCCAGTGGCGATGACTGGGCACGCTTCTGGCGGCGCTTGCGGTGTCCGCCAATGGCAAAGCGATGCGCTTCGTCGCGAATTTGCTGGATCAGGTGCGATACCGGATCGTGCGGTCCGGGCACGGCCTGCTGGTCACCGAAAATCAGTGTTTCGTAGCCGGCTCTGCGTGCAGGCCCCTTGGCCACGCCCAGCAAGGGAACCGCATCCAGCCCAAGTTCCTCCATCACGTCCCGGGCCTGTGACAACTGCCCTTTCCCGCCGTCTACAACAACCAGGTCCGGCAGCACCTGATTGCCTTCCAGGGCCCGGGAGTAACGCCGCTTGAGCACCTGTTTCATGGCGGCATAGTCGTCGCCAGGAACAATATCGCGAATGTTGTAGCGGCGGTAAGCTTTCTTGTCGGAGCCACCGGGGCCAAACACCACGCAGGCGCCCACGGTTTCGGTGCCGGAAATGTGCGAGATATCGAAACACTCGATGCGTTCAGGGGGTGACGGAAGATCGATCAGTTCGGCCAGCGCCGCCAGACCGCTGCCGATATGATCCCGCTCGGCCTGCCGGCGGCGCAGGGCGTCTTCGGCATTGGCCACGGCCAGCCGAACCCATTCGGAACGATCCCCCCTGAGGCGCCAGCGCAGCCGGACCGCGCTGCCCCGTCGGCTGCCCAGGGCTTCCTCCCACAGCCGGGCTTGTGCCGGGGACTGTGAAAGCAGAATCTCGGCCGGGGGCTTGCGCTCGGCATAGTACTGGCCTAGGAAGGCCGACAGCACTTCGGGCTCGGGCATGTCCTCGTCGAGATTGCCGGGAAAATACGTGCGCCCGCCGACATTGCGTCCGTGCCTGAACTCTACCACGTGCAAGGCCGCGTTGCCGGGCAGAACGCTCATGCCGATCAGGTCGATATCCATCGTGCCGCCGGTCACGTACTGGTTGGCACGGACCTGCTGCATGCTGCGGATACGGTCGCGCAAACGGGCGGCCTGCTCAAAGTCGAGTCGACCGCTGGCTTCCTCCATGCGTTCGGCCAGATACTCGATGACCTCCTCGTTCTTGCCCTGGAGAAAGTCGACCGCGGCCTGAACGTCACGCTGATAGGCTTCTTCGCTGATATAACCCACGCAGGGCGCACTGCAGCGATTGATCTGGTACTGCAGGCAGGGCCGATTGCGGTGTGCGAACACGCTGTCGCGACACTGGCGCAGACCGAAAAGCTGGTAGATCTGATTGAGTGCCTCGCGTACCGAGCCGGCACTGGAAAATGGCCCGAAATACTGGTGCGGCGGCTTGCGCGGACCACGATAGAAGCCGATGCGCGCAAACGGATGACCGGCTTCCAGCCTGATCCAGGGGTAACTCTTGTCATCGCGCAGGTTAATATTGAAACGTGGCCGGTGGGCCTTGATCCACTCATTCTCGAGCAGCAACGCTTCGGCTTCGGTACGGGTCAGACTGACTTCCATCGAATCGACCTTGCGCAGCATCAGGTCGATGCGCGCGCTGCGCGGCCGGGCACTGAAGTAGCTGGCCACCCGACGACGCA from Wenzhouxiangella sp. AB-CW3 includes:
- a CDS encoding GGDEF domain-containing protein is translated as MSRDVQTVQRSHVLLCDLQRTLDPTGQLHILLQHLGAELGVIGLALEQCPGEAFSEGNSLRAGVTRAVPVRTRLQAGEMEIGDLNIYFPLPPGLQEAHAARQLAAVISWPLCNAICHQQALLEAQTDSLTGVGNRLAFDRVLKREMARSERHGSPLALLLIDLDGFKQINDTLGHSAGDRVLRKLAKALKNSLREHEDLFRVGGDEFAVVLTEFESRDQDAVINRLKSITRDHRIGPGLSLSIGMACWSPGCSARQLFDLADRALYRDKARGKRSRN
- a CDS encoding pirin family protein — protein: MTNPDPRPDSSRASDCPKRPGCPVFERIPARTSMLGAGMTIRRVLPSRQRRMIGAWCFLDHAGPLEYAAGQGIAVGPHPHIGLQTFSWMVEGRMRHSDSLGNNTWIEPGQVNLMTAGRGIAHAEESDPAEPGRVQLAQLWIALPDAVRDMAPDFANFTDLPVLTCDGLELTLLVGRYADQASPVPVHSPLIALDLYAGQAGRIRVELDSDFEHGVIVLEDEALIDDEPLKTGELVYLGQGRSELTVAVGQGGRVLIIGGEPFDEDILLWWNFVARTPEEIEQAASDWVSGRRFGAVEHAETPPLNMPDPGQSRIKRP
- a CDS encoding DUF4126 domain-containing protein, encoding MEAVSDISAFSAVMAGICLSAAAGLRVFIPILALGLAGRFELLPISEQFMWMTSTPVLTIVGLAALMEVGSYYVPLVDNLLDLLATPAAMAGGTVIVSSLLPEMNAAAQWGTAAVLGGGTAGVVQGSTVLARGLSTTSTGGLGNSAVSTGETGGSLLAVVLAIFVPIIFGLIVIALVVWLLAVAIRQFRKPRQQPGSGPDHGEHSPPGP
- a CDS encoding DUF3592 domain-containing protein, whose amino-acid sequence is MTRIQHLTNTLGTAWADEPTVRGTAKMAAGAVLIFVGLFGMSPLTSKSRKKGKKKRKRKNKGMMGGILGNMILLAAAGLFLVATITLWPETWDDQVETDGQVADYQSGTGSDGRPIYRPLYRFEADGVEYGFASPVRTNVQPEVGAEVRIAYSASDPEQARRIDGVDGIAHWLFFGVSMLLLLLGGGALSISLVLVGFGIWLFREGRRDLDKPADPEASMQDLRSTFSRIRSGEIDIENTAAGQSGTAGGSAGV
- the mtgA gene encoding monofunctional biosynthetic peptidoglycan transglycosylase, which codes for MKRLLRWLRKWSIRVALAVITLTIALTLPLRWLDPPVSAFMLVHRLSSEEAVQYQWLPINRISPELALAVIAAEDQNFPHHHGFDLREIHAAVQTHRRGGRLRGASTISQQLARNLYLWPHRSWFRKGLEFWFTVPLELFLPKQRILELYLNVAEFGPGLYGAEAAARHHFGKPASELTRAEAALLAAVLPAPKRLDASRPGDYLLERQRWIIRQMNNLGYDWVP
- a CDS encoding succinate dehydrogenase assembly factor 2 yields the protein MQELDVLLGRWLATRWTKADAQLQQSFEDLLECEDDRIWDWLMGRDRPEAALSRIIDDIRELGFGPDQR
- a CDS encoding succinate dehydrogenase iron-sulfur subunit: MAQFRLPKNSRITKGKHFPAPDGAQNVKTFRIYRYDPDSGENPRVDTYDIDLDDCGPMVLDAVIKIKNEIDPTLTFRRSCREGICGSCAFNIDGTNTLACTKGIDEVKGEVRIYPLPHMPVVKDLVPDLTHFYAQYASIRPWLRTQSPAPPDKERLQSPEDRKHIDGLYECILCACCSTACPSYWWNGERYLGPAILLQAYRWLVDSRDEATGERLDDLEDPFRLYRCHTIMNCTRTCPKGLNPAKAIAEIKKMMLARRGL